The following are encoded together in the Streptomyces sp. NBC_00341 genome:
- a CDS encoding SRPBCC domain-containing protein, with translation MSNSADPAGRNNPATNTNSTNTADATVSTGGERPVLRFERVLAKPPEAVWRAITDREELRAWFPCEVVTDAWEPGARISFPFPGTDMTLTGVVLEAEAPRVLAYTWGEETLRFHLTTEPGGRTRLVFTDETPPDIAARNAAGWQICLGHLAGESIATDAWKGHFDRYTAAFEPALGPQQGPPAGS, from the coding sequence ATGAGCAATTCCGCAGACCCGGCAGGCCGGAACAACCCAGCCACCAACACCAACTCCACCAACACCGCCGACGCCACGGTGAGTACGGGTGGCGAGCGGCCGGTCCTGCGCTTCGAGCGGGTCCTGGCCAAGCCTCCCGAGGCGGTCTGGCGCGCGATCACCGACCGCGAGGAGCTCAGGGCCTGGTTTCCGTGCGAGGTCGTCACCGACGCCTGGGAGCCCGGCGCCAGGATCAGCTTCCCGTTCCCGGGGACCGACATGACCCTCACCGGCGTCGTCCTGGAAGCGGAGGCGCCCCGCGTCCTCGCCTACACCTGGGGAGAGGAGACCCTCCGCTTCCACCTGACAACGGAGCCGGGCGGTCGCACCCGCCTGGTGTTCACCGATGAGACGCCCCCGGACATCGCTGCCCGCAACGCGGCCGGCTGGCAGATCTGCCTCGGCCACCTCGCCGGTGAATCCATCGCCACCGACGCCTGGAAGGGGCACTTCGACCGCTACACCGCCGCGTTCGAACCGGCCCTCGGCCCCCAACAGGGTCCTCCCGCCGGGAGCTGA
- a CDS encoding LLM class F420-dependent oxidoreductase — protein sequence MTSETREAFGRIGIWSGALHGSRADDAGKRAIAEAVAELEELGYGTLWIGGSPSPEDAAAVVDATSKATVATGILSIWDHTAQDVAARIASIDEKARGRFVLGLGVSHGPMVPQYAKPYSAMVAYLDALDAAAPSVDSGHRVLAALGPKMLKLAADRALGAHPYLVTAEHTAEAREALGPDALLAPELSVVLDTDADRARTTARNMLGMYLQLPNYTDNLLRLGFAESDFADGGSVRLLGALFALGDAGQVKARAQQYLDAGADHVALQVLTAGEGGAGLPRAQWRELAEAFGEEL from the coding sequence ATGACTTCTGAGACGCGTGAGGCATTCGGACGGATCGGCATCTGGAGCGGCGCCCTGCACGGGTCGCGGGCGGACGACGCGGGGAAGCGAGCGATCGCGGAAGCCGTCGCGGAGCTCGAGGAGCTGGGGTACGGGACGCTCTGGATCGGCGGCAGTCCGTCACCGGAGGACGCGGCCGCGGTCGTCGACGCCACCAGCAAGGCCACCGTCGCCACCGGCATCCTGAGCATCTGGGACCACACGGCGCAGGACGTGGCGGCCCGGATCGCGTCGATCGACGAGAAGGCGCGCGGGCGGTTCGTCCTCGGCCTGGGCGTCAGCCACGGCCCGATGGTGCCGCAGTACGCGAAGCCGTACAGCGCGATGGTCGCCTACCTCGACGCGCTGGACGCCGCCGCCCCGTCCGTGGACTCCGGACACCGGGTCCTGGCGGCGCTCGGCCCGAAGATGCTGAAGCTCGCGGCCGACAGGGCGCTGGGCGCGCACCCCTACCTCGTCACCGCCGAGCACACGGCGGAGGCGCGCGAGGCTCTCGGCCCGGACGCGTTGCTCGCCCCGGAGCTGTCCGTCGTGCTCGACACCGATGCCGACCGGGCCCGCACCACCGCCCGGAACATGCTGGGGATGTACCTCCAGCTGCCCAACTACACCGACAACCTGCTGCGCCTGGGGTTCGCGGAGAGCGACTTCGCGGACGGCGGCAGCGTCCGCCTGCTCGGCGCCCTCTTCGCCCTGGGGGACGCCGGGCAGGTGAAGGCGCGGGCGCAGCAGTACCTCGACGCAGGCGCCGACCACGTCGCCCTCCAGGTGCTCACCGCCGGAGAGGGCGGCGCGGGCCTGCCGAGGGCCCAGTGGCGTGAACTGGCCGAGGCCTTCGGCGAGGAGCTGTAG
- a CDS encoding FAD-binding oxidoreductase: MNRRGLFAAAGALAAGGTVTALATGRAIAPAAAAERRPGRTPGAVSVRPTDPRYGSLLRGDNWRFQGRPDEIQVAGSTEQVVRAVSEAVRSGRRLAVRSGGHCFEGFTADPDVRLLLDLSPMNAVVHDEERGAFEVGPGATLGHVYRTLFTRWGVTVPGGGCPEVGAGGHFCGGGYGPLSRRYGSVVDHLYGVEVVVVDSRGTVRTVVATREPDDPHRDLWWAHTGGGGGNFGVVTKYWLRAPDATGTDPSRLLPRAPARLLECVVAWDWDERMTEKAFTTLLSNFGRWHERNSAAGTPEANLYAILQAAHRSAGSFRMIVQIDADVLGADGLVTDFVSAVTAGTGAEPTVDARRTMPWLHPVTWPGAGEAGDVITRRYKIKAACLRRSLAGPQLAAVYRHLTNSTGTPAGGLELFGYGGQVNTVRPGETAVAQRDSVMKADFHTVWADESDDAASLAWVRDFYRDVYRDTGGVPVPDRISDGSYINYPDVDLADPAWNTSGVPWHTLYYKDDYPRLQRVKSRWDPLNVFHHALAVRPSGR; encoded by the coding sequence GTGAACCGGCGCGGGCTGTTCGCCGCCGCCGGGGCACTCGCGGCCGGCGGCACCGTAACGGCTCTGGCGACCGGCCGCGCCATCGCGCCGGCCGCCGCGGCGGAGCGCCGGCCGGGCAGAACGCCGGGGGCCGTCTCGGTCCGGCCGACGGACCCCCGATACGGCAGCCTCCTGCGCGGCGACAACTGGCGCTTCCAGGGGCGGCCGGACGAGATCCAGGTGGCGGGCTCCACGGAACAGGTCGTGCGGGCCGTGTCGGAAGCCGTACGGTCCGGGCGCCGGCTCGCGGTGCGCAGCGGAGGCCACTGCTTCGAGGGCTTCACCGCGGACCCGGACGTACGCCTGCTGCTGGACCTCTCGCCCATGAACGCGGTCGTCCACGACGAGGAACGGGGCGCGTTCGAGGTCGGGCCAGGAGCGACCCTGGGCCACGTCTACCGGACCCTCTTCACGCGATGGGGCGTGACGGTACCCGGAGGAGGCTGCCCGGAGGTCGGCGCGGGCGGGCACTTCTGCGGAGGCGGGTACGGGCCGCTCTCACGCCGGTACGGATCCGTCGTGGACCACCTCTACGGCGTGGAGGTGGTGGTCGTCGACAGCCGGGGCACCGTCCGCACCGTCGTCGCCACCCGCGAACCGGACGATCCGCACCGCGACCTCTGGTGGGCGCACACGGGCGGCGGAGGCGGCAACTTCGGGGTCGTCACCAAGTACTGGCTTCGTGCACCGGACGCCACCGGCACCGATCCCTCCCGGCTGCTGCCACGCGCCCCCGCCAGGCTGCTGGAATGCGTGGTGGCCTGGGACTGGGACGAGCGGATGACCGAGAAGGCGTTCACCACACTGCTGAGCAACTTCGGTCGCTGGCACGAGCGGAACAGCGCGGCCGGCACCCCGGAGGCGAACCTCTACGCGATCCTCCAGGCGGCGCACCGCAGCGCGGGCAGCTTCCGCATGATCGTCCAGATCGACGCGGACGTCCTGGGTGCGGACGGGCTGGTGACGGATTTCGTGTCCGCCGTGACCGCCGGAACCGGGGCCGAACCGACGGTCGACGCCCGGCGGACCATGCCGTGGCTGCACCCGGTCACCTGGCCGGGCGCGGGCGAGGCCGGTGATGTGATCACCCGGCGGTACAAGATCAAGGCCGCCTGCCTGCGCCGCTCACTGGCAGGACCTCAGCTCGCCGCGGTCTACCGGCACTTGACGAACTCCACCGGGACCCCGGCCGGCGGCCTGGAGCTGTTCGGGTACGGAGGCCAGGTCAACACGGTCCGGCCCGGAGAGACCGCGGTGGCCCAGCGCGATTCGGTCATGAAGGCCGACTTCCACACGGTCTGGGCCGACGAGTCCGACGACGCGGCCAGCCTCGCCTGGGTCCGCGACTTCTACCGGGACGTGTACCGGGACACCGGAGGCGTACCCGTGCCCGACAGGATCAGCGACGGGTCCTACATCAACTACCCCGATGTCGACCTGGCCGATCCCGCCTGGAACACCTCCGGAGTTCCCTGGCACACCCTCTACTACAAGGACGACTACCCCCGGCTCCAGCGGGTGAAGTCACGCTGGGACCCGCTCAACGTGTTCCATCACGCGCTGGCTGTCCGCCCGTCCGGACGCTGA
- a CDS encoding helix-turn-helix transcriptional regulator, translating to MSTPASDVIAVLAEPNRRRILDLLKDGERPVGELVDELGLTQPAVSKHLRTLRDAGLVEARADAQRRLYRIRPEPLAELDAWLASYRRLWSVSLDRLDRHLEEGAS from the coding sequence GTGAGTACCCCGGCAAGTGACGTCATCGCAGTGCTCGCCGAGCCCAATCGCCGGCGCATTCTCGACCTCCTCAAGGATGGTGAGCGGCCCGTCGGTGAGCTGGTCGACGAGCTGGGGCTGACGCAGCCGGCCGTCTCCAAGCATCTGCGCACTCTGCGCGATGCCGGGCTGGTCGAGGCCAGGGCCGATGCTCAGCGGCGGCTGTACCGGATACGCCCGGAGCCGTTGGCCGAGCTCGATGCGTGGCTCGCCTCCTACCGCAGGCTGTGGAGCGTGAGCCTGGACCGTCTGGACCGGCATCTGGAGGAAGGAGCATCATGA